The DNA region TTGTCCTATCCACCGCTACTAACAATAAACTCGCTGGTGTTTTTGGTTCCTTTGGCTGGAGTGGGGAAGCGGTTGATTTAATTGAAGGTAAATTGAAAGATGCTGGCTATCGGTTTGGTTTTGATACCATCCGCGTAAAATTCAAACCCGACGATGCCACTTTACAATTATGTGAAGAAGCTGGAACCGATTTTGCCCAAGCCCTGAAGAAAGCTAGAAAAGTGCGATCGCAGAGTATTCCTGCAACAACTGTAGAACAAGCAGTTGGTCGGATTGTCGGTTCTCTTTGTGTTCTCACAGCAAAAGAAGGCGATCGCTCTAGTGCCATGTTAGCCTCTTGGGTGTCTCAAGCTAGCTTTAGTCCGCCTGGTTTGACCATAGCTGTAGCTAAAGACCGCGCAGTAGAAACACTGACGCATACAGGAAACAAATTTGTCCTCAACATTCTTAAAGAAGGCAATCATTTGGGATTGATGAGGCACTTTCTCAAACCATTCGGCCCAGGACAAGACCGATTTGCTGATGTTGCCACTGAAGAAGCTGAAAATGGTTCTCCGATACTTACAAATGCCTTAGCATATCTTGAATGTTCTGTAAAAAACCGGATGGAATCTGGCGACCATTGGTTAGTTTATGCCACTGTCGAAAATGGCAAATTGTTAGATAGTGATGGGGTGACAGCTGTGCATCATCGCAAGTCGGCAACTCATTATTAATTAGGTATTGGGGACTGGCTATTAGGAAATTCTTACCTAGTACAGGTCGGCGGAAATAAACCGTCCATTCCAGATGAACGAAACGCTTATGTTGTATTCATTTTGGCTTTTGACTTCCGCCTTGCGGTACTAGTCTTTAGGATTTTCTACAATCCCCCCACCTGATTCTAATAATTTAAGAGCTTCAGCCTTTGACATAACAGCCGTAGCAATGAGATCAGATCCTCCGCCCAAACGTGCAAGGATTCTGATAACTTCACCTTAGAGATGAGCAGTTTTATCAACTCTGCATAGCTAATCGGATATGATCTGGTCATGGAGTTCGAGTGGGATAAATCAAAAGCAGCCGCAAATTTGAAGAAGCACGGTGTCAGCTTTGAAGAAGCCAAAACTGTCTTCAGCAATTCTCTGGCAGTTATCTTTGATGATGAAGCGCACTCTATAGATGAGCAGCGAGAAATCATTATTGGTCACTCTCAACAAAATCTTTTGCTATTGATTTTTTTCACTGAGCGTTCCAATGCTATCCGTATCATCAGCGCCCGTCTCGCTACTCGAAGGGAACGTGAAGATTATGAACGAAACGCCTTTTGAAAAATCCCAAAATTCTGATGATGAGCTTCAGGCTGAGTATAGCTTTGATTATCAAAAGGCAAAGCCTAATCGCTTTGCTGCCCGTAGTGGAACGCAACAATTAACAGTTGTGGTATTAGATGAAGATGTAGCTCAGGTTTTCACCACACCAGAATCGGTCAACAAAGTGTTAAGGGCGTTGATTGAGTCAATGCCACAAGCAGCAAACGGCGAAACAGCCTAAAAATCCTGTTGCATCGGGCGGTTGTAAGCCATCTTATCGAAAGCATAATCAACTCCAGCAAGTAGATGAAAGCAAACTATTTAGAGGAATCGCTTTTCCGTGAGTTAGAAGAGCGTTTGCTTCAACCGGATGTACGAAAGTCAGCTAAAGATGTCATGGACTTACTTGCTGACGAGTTCATTGAATTCGGAAGCTCAGGGCGTGTTTTCGATAAACAGCAAATTATCAACAGCTTGCAGAATGAACGCATCGAACCCCTGACGCAAAGATCGATAACAGAATTTAAAACCTTAGTTTTGGCAACAGGGGTTGTTTTAGTAACTTACCGTGTAGTCAAATATATATCTGACGAACAGCCTGTTCATTCGCTCCGAAGTTCCATCTGGAAATTGACCAATGCTCGATGGAAAATGGTTTTTCATCAGGGCACTCTGCTTAGAGAATCATAGGCGCGGCATAACAAGCAACTGTCAGTTTTGCATAAAAAAGGCTCAAGCATTTCTGCCTGAGCCTTTTCTAAATTCAACTAAATGACTTTCGCCTATCTAGTTTAGTAGCGACCACCACCACCACCACGGTTATAGCCGCCGCCACCACCACGATTACCACCACCGAAGGAACCACCTCGGTCTTCTCTGGGCTTCGCCTTATTCACTTTAAGGTCACGACCCAGCCATTCAGCACCATCGAGCGCTTCAATAGCTTTGGTTTCTTCATCTTCTGAACTCATTTCTACGAAAGCAAAGCCGCGTAAACGACCTGTTTCACGGTCAGTAGGTAGCTGAACACGCTTTACAGCACCATATTCTGCAAATACAGCACTCAGCGCATCTTGTGTAACTTCATAGGAGAGGTTACCAACGTAAATTGACATTAAATGTCTCCAAAATCATAAGTTTGTAGAGATTTAGATTTCGGAGAGAAGTCTGTAATACCAAAAGGGAAAAGCCTGTCAATACTAAAAACAAACACTGTCGCCGAATTAATTCTCATTTCACTTCCCATGATGACATAGCAATTAACTTTCTGGGGGAAATTTTCAAAACTGTTATAAAAAGTTATATAGGAATCCGGTTTGATTTATGAAAATATCCGTAGGATGTGTTAGCGACAGCGTAACGCATCAAACCCTTGATAATAGTGCGTTACGAACTCCGTTCTAACACACTCTACAACACCTAATTTCGTTCAAAAATCAAATAGTAATCCTATATATAGGAATCCGGTTTGATTTCTGAAAATATACGTAGGATGTGTTAGCACGGAGAGTACGGCATCAAACTCGTGTTCATAGTGCGTTACGAACTCCGTTCTAACACACTCTACAATACTTAATTTCGTTCAAAAATCAAATAGTAATCCTATATAGCAGTTCGTTTTGATTTTTGAAAGTATTTGCGTAGATAGGGAGTGGGGAGTAGGGAAGAAACTAATCTATTCTATTTTCTAAATATTGCCCAATCATCAACTGCTCACCAGCACGAGAGATGATCGTCTGTCTGGTGCGGTATTTGCTGCCAATTAGCTTTAACTCTTCTTCAAACACTGAGCCGTTGTATTCAGTTCGCAAACACAGTGTTTTTGGGTTGGAGAAATAATACTGGGCGGTGACTGGTTTGGATATGGCAAAACCGCGATCGCGATACAAAATGTTTCCCATTACCCCGAATATTGTTGAACCTTGCGATTCTTTCTTTGTCTTTAGCACATCTGTACTTTCCCATACAACTGCTGCACCACAGATTAAACTACCTGCATCAGACAACTCGTGCATCTGAGCTAGCTTTTGCAATTCATCACAGCCCTGCTCTAAAAAATTGATCGTAACGATACTTTCAATCTCCTTAGTTTCTCCCGCCGGTAGGGTGTAGTAGCGTCGTTGCGATCGCCATTTCCCTGCTGATTCCTGGAAAAATTCGGAAATCTGGGATTCATCGGTGGTTTGTACAATTCTCAGCAATGATGTCACGCCTTACCTTCCTCACCTAATGCAAATATATTTCTGGCAAAAAAGTTCATTCTTGCTGTTGTTGCTATGGTACTTATCGCCCTGTTCTTGCCATATTACGCAAGGGGGGTAAGAAAAATAGTCTCTTCCAATACATTATAAACTTAAAAAAGCAATAAATATTTATTATTCTTAATAAAATAAATTATAATATAAGTACAATTACTTATGCCAAATAAAAATGAATATGTAAAAACAAGGGTAATTATTGTAATACTGCCTATGTTAGGATGTGCGGCAAAAAGTTTCATATCTTTAGAAAAAGCCCAGGTTTCTCCTATAGGTAGATTTCAGAAAACTAACAAATATTTATACTTTGTTTATAATTTATTATCTGCAAGAAGATTTTCTACCTCTGCGTAAGAAGTAGAGCGGTGAGAAGTGTTGGATTTTTATGGGAAAACAGTAACTTCTGCTACAGAAAATTACTGTTAGACAGCTTATGAATTCTCACCGTTTTTCGTTAATGATATCTCTGACAATTACTTAGTAAAACACGGCCGTTTAACCCCAAAAGCTCCCCAATAAGAGAAAAATAAATGATTTTGGATATGAATAAGCCGCACAAGCAGGTGAAAATAACAGATCCGGTAGCCGCCAACCAGCTCATTAATATCCAGTTAAATTCAGTTGTGGATACTGAGGTAGCTATGTCTGGGGCGGACTGGGCCTACGCAGATTTAAAGAGTAGACTTCTTGCAAACAGCAGTAGTGCAACAGGTGAAAAAGGTAAAAAAGAAAATTACTTACTTTCCTCTACCTCTGTAAGAAGTTTATTTATTTCTTGTTTGCTAGGTATAGGGTTGCTGACAGCAAGTTGTGGCTCGTCGCCCAAAGAATCAGCAGATGCACAATCTCAGAGTCCTGCTAGTAGGGAACGCGGTGGTGCAACACCTGTAGATGTGGCGATCGCTCGAACTGACTTACTGGAAAAACAACCAGAATATACAGGTAATACAATACCCTTTCGGATTGTATCAGTGCGATCGCAAGTGGAAGCTCGGTTGTTGGCTTTAAACCTTGATGTGGGCGATACGGTAAAGCTTGGGCAAAACGTTGGGAAGTTAGATGATGCCATACTTTCGACCGAATTAAAGCAAGCAGAAGCAGAATTAACAGCCCTCAAATCAGAAGTAGCTAGAGCAACCAATCAAGTAAGGAATGCCCGTGCAGACGTTGAACGGGCGCGGTTAGAAGTAGTACAAGCCCAGGCAGACTCAGAACGGCAGCAGAGGTTGTTCAAAGCTGGAGCGATCGCTGAACAAACTGCACAGCAAGCACGTACCCAGGCAAAAACAGCAGCACAGGCATTACGGGCAGCCCAAGAGCAGGTTCGTACAGAACAGCAAGCCGTCGCAGCTGCCCAAGGTAGAGTATTGGCCCAGCAAGCATTGGTTGCTCAAACCAAAGAGCGCAGGTCTTACGCTCAACTGACATCCCCCATCAATGGCGTAGTCACAGAAAAGGTGACAGAACCCGGCAACCTTCTGCAAGCAGGTAGCGAAGTCTTAAAAATTGGCGACTTTAACCGTGTGAAAGTCGTCGTGCAAGTTTCCGAATTAGAACTGGCACAAATTCAGGTTGGGCAATCTGTACAAGTCCGCTTAGATGCCTTCCCCGATCAAGCATTAATTGGCAGAGTTACGCGCATTTCCCCAGCTGCCGATGCCACAGCTCGTTTGATACCTGTAGAAGTAGTGATTCCCAATACTCAAGGGAAAATTGGTAGTGGACTGCTGGCGCGAGTTAATTTTGAAAACCAGACACAACAGCGCGTAGTCGTGCCGCAAACAGCTATTCAAAAACAAGCAGGCACTAAAAACTCCAAGGGTACAGGGGAGACGCAAACAAATGTACAGCAGTCTTCCCCAGCTAACACATCTGGGATAGCAAAGGCAAATTCACAAGACCGAAGTGGGGAAATATTTGTAGTTATTGACACAGAAGGCAAAACTAAGGTAACAGCACGAGCCGTAATGTTGGGAAAAAGGGCTGATGGGAAAGTGGAAATTTTATCCGGTTTGCAAACGGGAGAGCGCTATGTTGTTCGTAGTGGTAAGCCGTTAAAAGAAGGTGACACTGTAAGTCTTTCAATTCTTTCAGAAAAGCAATAGTAGGGTGAGTAATAACCACCATACCAAGGAAAAAAGTACTTAGTAGTCAGCACTTATCACTTAGTATCATGCAACAGGCGAACAATAATAATGGCAATGGCGGATTTAGTCTTAGTGCGATCGCTATCCGCCAACATATTGGCACACTCATGCTCACCGTGGCAGTAATTGTCATTGGGGTATTTTTTCTCACCACGATCCAAGTCGATCTCCTACCGTCAATTACTTATCCACGAGTTAGTGTCCGACTAGAAGCCCCTGGTATTTCGCCAGAGGTAGCAGTAGATGAAATCACCCGACCCTTAGAAGAAGCTTTATCGGCAACCGAGAATGTAGTGCAAGTTTTTTCCCGCACCCGTGAAGGACAGGTAAGCCTCGATTTATACTTCCAACCAGGGGGCGATATTGACCAAGCTCTAAACGATGCTACTGCTGCTTTTAACCGAGGGCGAGGACAACTGCCAGATACGATAGAGGAGCCGCGATTATTTAAACTCGATCCCTCCCAATTGCCAGTTTATGAATTGGCGCTAACATCTGATTCGTTGCCAGGCAAAGATTTACGTGTATTTGCTGATGAAGAGTTAACCCGTGAACTCAGTGTCGTGCCGGGAGTTGCTTCAGTCGATGTATCTGGTGGTGCTGAGGAAGAAGTACGAGTGCTTGTTGACTTAAACCGATTGCAAGCTTTGGGTGTCGGGTTAAATGATGTCTTAGATGAATTAACAGCCCGTAACCAAGATACTTCTGGTGGTCGGATTCTAGGGCAAACTTCCGAGCCATTAACTCGGACTGTAGGACGTTTCCAAAATGCCAAAGAAATTGAAAACCTCTCCTTAGAAGTTTCCTCCCCTGCTTCCCCTGTCTCCCCTGCCTCCCCTACCTCTTCTACCTCCCCTGCACCTTCTCGCCGCGTTTATTTGCGAGACTTTGCTGAGGTAATTGATGATACAGAAGACCAGCGAGTATTTGTCTACCTAAATCGTCAGCCTGCGGTGAAATTTTCAATCCAAAAGCAGCCTGAGGCCAATACAATTACCGTTGTAGATGCTGTGAAGCGGCGAATTGAACAATTACGACAATCGGGTTTAATTCCAGCAGATATGACTTTGAGTCCCACCACAGATGAATCTGTTTTTATCCGCAATTCTTTAAATGATGTCATCTTTTCAGGGATTTCTGGAGCATTGTTAGCAGCAGCAGCAGTGTTGTTATTTTTGGGATCATTCAGGCAAACATTGATTATCAGTTTGACGATTCCGTTGTGTACTCTAGCAGCGATCGCTCTGATGAAAATATTTGGCTTAACTTTGAATGTATTTAGTTTAGCAGGTCTGACATTAGGAGTCGGTCAAGCAATTGATACATCCGTTGTGATTTTGGAGAACATTTCTGAAAAAGCAGGGATGACTCCCAATCAGAAAGAGATGGAGCCAGAGGGGCAGAGGAAAAATTCAAAATTCTTTATTGACAGTGCCATTAATGCTTCCCAAGAAGTGGAATCTGCTTTAGTTGCTGCTACAGGTGCTAACTTAGTTTCTGTAGTACCATTCCTCTTAATTGGCGGCTTTATTGCACTGCTATTTAATGAACTGATTCTGACAATTAGCTTCGCAGTCGCAGCATCCCTTGTCGTAGCGATTACAGTAGTGCCGATGCTATCTTCTCGACTCTTGGGAATTAGCTGGTCTAGTCGAATCAGTGAATTTTGGTTGCTTAGACAGTTTAATCACCGATTTGAAGATGCTACACGGGGATACAGTAATTTCTTAACCAAGGTTTTACGCTATCGGCTCCTCGTCGTTATCGCTGCTTTGGTAATTTTAGGCGGCAGCAGCTTCTTTATGTTTGGTCAAATTCCCCAAGAAATTTTACCCCGCATCAGTACTGGGCAAGCTAACTTGAGAGCGCAGTTTCCTCCCGGTACACCTTTAGGAACTTCTGAGAAAGTTATGCAAATTGTCGATGACATTTTGCTCAAACAACCAGAAACAGAGTCTGCTTTCACAACTGTGGGTGGTTCTTTGTTTGGTAGCAATACTACAGAAAATCCTTTACGTGCCAGCAGCACTATCAATCTAAAACCAGGCACAGATGTAGAAGCTTTCGTCAAAAAAGTAACTCAGGAATTTAACAAACTCAATTTAGCAGGAATTCTGCTACGCCTCAACCCTGGTCAGGTGCGGGGTTTAGTTTTGAGTAATTCTCCAGTGCAAGGGTCAGACGTTGACGTGATTCTGCAAGGTGAAAATGAAGAAAACTTAACGCAAGCAGGCGCACAAGTGTTGCAAGCATTGCAAGAAAGGGCAAAATTAGCGACATTCCGACCAGATGCCGACCCCCGGCAACCGGAAATCCAAATTCGCCCTGACTGGGAAAGAGTTTCGGCTTTAGGGTTGAGCGCCGGGCAAATTGGTGCAACAGTTCAAACAGCAATTGAAGGTTCAGTTCCTACGCAAATTCAACGCGGT from Nostoc commune NIES-4072 includes:
- a CDS encoding BrnT family toxin, with product MEFEWDKSKAAANLKKHGVSFEEAKTVFSNSLAVIFDDEAHSIDEQREIIIGHSQQNLLLLIFFTERSNAIRIISARLATRREREDYERNAF
- a CDS encoding efflux RND transporter periplasmic adaptor subunit — translated: MNKPHKQVKITDPVAANQLINIQLNSVVDTEVAMSGADWAYADLKSRLLANSSSATGEKGKKENYLLSSTSVRSLFISCLLGIGLLTASCGSSPKESADAQSQSPASRERGGATPVDVAIARTDLLEKQPEYTGNTIPFRIVSVRSQVEARLLALNLDVGDTVKLGQNVGKLDDAILSTELKQAEAELTALKSEVARATNQVRNARADVERARLEVVQAQADSERQQRLFKAGAIAEQTAQQARTQAKTAAQALRAAQEQVRTEQQAVAAAQGRVLAQQALVAQTKERRSYAQLTSPINGVVTEKVTEPGNLLQAGSEVLKIGDFNRVKVVVQVSELELAQIQVGQSVQVRLDAFPDQALIGRVTRISPAADATARLIPVEVVIPNTQGKIGSGLLARVNFENQTQQRVVVPQTAIQKQAGTKNSKGTGETQTNVQQSSPANTSGIAKANSQDRSGEIFVVIDTEGKTKVTARAVMLGKRADGKVEILSGLQTGERYVVRSGKPLKEGDTVSLSILSEKQ
- a CDS encoding efflux RND transporter permease subunit, whose protein sequence is MQQANNNNGNGGFSLSAIAIRQHIGTLMLTVAVIVIGVFFLTTIQVDLLPSITYPRVSVRLEAPGISPEVAVDEITRPLEEALSATENVVQVFSRTREGQVSLDLYFQPGGDIDQALNDATAAFNRGRGQLPDTIEEPRLFKLDPSQLPVYELALTSDSLPGKDLRVFADEELTRELSVVPGVASVDVSGGAEEEVRVLVDLNRLQALGVGLNDVLDELTARNQDTSGGRILGQTSEPLTRTVGRFQNAKEIENLSLEVSSPASPVSPASPTSSTSPAPSRRVYLRDFAEVIDDTEDQRVFVYLNRQPAVKFSIQKQPEANTITVVDAVKRRIEQLRQSGLIPADMTLSPTTDESVFIRNSLNDVIFSGISGALLAAAAVLLFLGSFRQTLIISLTIPLCTLAAIALMKIFGLTLNVFSLAGLTLGVGQAIDTSVVILENISEKAGMTPNQKEMEPEGQRKNSKFFIDSAINASQEVESALVAATGANLVSVVPFLLIGGFIALLFNELILTISFAVAASLVVAITVVPMLSSRLLGISWSSRISEFWLLRQFNHRFEDATRGYSNFLTKVLRYRLLVVIAALVILGGSSFFMFGQIPQEILPRISTGQANLRAQFPPGTPLGTSEKVMQIVDDILLKQPETESAFTTVGGSLFGSNTTENPLRASSTINLKPGTDVEAFVKKVTQEFNKLNLAGILLRLNPGQVRGLVLSNSPVQGSDVDVILQGENEENLTQAGAQVLQALQERAKLATFRPDADPRQPEIQIRPDWERVSALGLSAGQIGATVQTAIEGSVPTQIQRGNRLVDVRVQLNKEAIARPSQLEQLPLFTENNQLIRLSDVANIQEGQAPGEVQRINQRQAFIVAGNLSEGASLGEAIAEINQVLKDVDLPDGVSIVPSSAQETNQQLQDALKTLGALATFLIFVVMAVQYNSLIDPLVIMFTVPLALAGGLFGLYITQTAIGATVIVGVVLLVGIVVNAGILMVELANQIRDEIGCSRQIAIMKAAPQRLRPIIMTTVTTILGLFPLALGIGEGSEFLQPLGIVVFFGMAIATMLTLFIIPCFYILLHDLLGGNWAKPVLIWLRGFTKKLI
- a CDS encoding RNA recognition motif domain-containing protein, producing MSIYVGNLSYEVTQDALSAVFAEYGAVKRVQLPTDRETGRLRGFAFVEMSSEDEETKAIEALDGAEWLGRDLKVNKAKPREDRGGSFGGGNRGGGGGYNRGGGGGRY
- a CDS encoding phycobiliprotein lyase translates to MTSLLRIVQTTDESQISEFFQESAGKWRSQRRYYTLPAGETKEIESIVTINFLEQGCDELQKLAQMHELSDAGSLICGAAVVWESTDVLKTKKESQGSTIFGVMGNILYRDRGFAISKPVTAQYYFSNPKTLCLRTEYNGSVFEEELKLIGSKYRTRQTIISRAGEQLMIGQYLENRID
- a CDS encoding nuclear transport factor 2 family protein; its protein translation is MKANYLEESLFRELEERLLQPDVRKSAKDVMDLLADEFIEFGSSGRVFDKQQIINSLQNERIEPLTQRSITEFKTLVLATGVVLVTYRVVKYISDEQPVHSLRSSIWKLTNARWKMVFHQGTLLRES